The genomic interval TATGGATTCAAGAAGTGGTGGTATCAGACCAGCAATTAAGGTCTGTTTGCATTGCGATGGATTATGATAATCTCGTTTGGTGCAATAGCTTTTAGACAGTTTGGTGTTTGGCAAACAATAATACTGTCATGTTCCAAAAATGTGAAATAATTGGGAGAGACATGAGTTAGATAACATGTTTTCTATAACCTTAATTTGATCTGTATAATGAAGTATAAACATTTCAAGTTTTAATTTTTGTAGCAACTTAGAACATAAGTACAACGCAGCACAGCACAGCGTAGCAAGCACAAACTGAGCCTAATTATGGAGTTTCTGCTGCCTACTTAATGTTTCTTACTGTGTAACTAGAACTGCGATTGTCCTAGAGGGGCTTGGTCAGCTGACATTTATTCATTTCCTTGAAATGGCTAGGGAAAAAAGGTCTCATATTATGCTGCATAtctgaggggggggggggggtggggggaaaGATAATATGTATTGGGGACTCCTGTAACTTGTCTGTTGATTTACTTTCACACATCTTCTGTTACTTACAATTTTATAGTTATCTAGTTTGTTAATTTCCTGCGGTCTTTCCACTAGGTTCTGTCATCCTGATACTTGTGTTTTTTAAGTTACTACCTCTGgccactaaaggaaaattgatgTTTTGTGTATTGACATAACCTCCAAAACACACATTGACCCACTACTTTATTCTTTAGAGCCGAATAAAATAGTGTGACATTACTCAATTTCATTGTTTGATGTCCAATGCATATATATTCTTAATGTGCAGCTTTTGAGGGGGCTGAAGTTGTTTTCCACATGGCTGCACCAGATTCGTCTATCAACAACTTTCACCTTCATTATTCAGTTAATGTTGAGGGTTGGTACTTCTAACTTGTATGCCATGCAGCTTTGGTTCTTAATTATCATTGTACAGATTGTTGTTTATGAGATATCGATccagttatttttattttcaataaaTATCTATAACATGGAGGATTTGCCACTCGTGACACTGACACGTGGGACCAGGATACACATGTCAGTGAGACATGGTGTGGTAAATCATTTTCTAATCATTAATAATCATTTTCAAtaaatatcaatttttttcaatattagtaacattaattttggattattttttctaatcatTTTCAATGATATAGTACTGCATTAAAGTTTGTCTATGTGAGACTTGTACAATGCATTTCACAGGAACAAAGAATGTCATTGACTCTTGCATCCGTTGCAAGGTGAAGAGACTTATCTACACCAGTTCACCAAGTGTAGTTTTCGATGGAATTCATGGAATCTTTGATGCAGATGAATCAATGCCTTACCCAGACAAGGTCTTCCTATTTTTCATGGATTACATTCTTGTGATTTGTCATTGCTTCATCTTTATCCCATATTTCCTAACAAGAGCTTTTCTTACTTCAGTTTAATGATTCATATTCAGAAACAAAGGCAGATGCAGAAAAGTTGGTCATGAAGGCTAATGGTAGGGATGGGCTTCTTACTTGTTGTATACGCCCAAGTAGCATTTTTGGCCCTGGTGATAAGCTACTGGTTCCTTCTCTGGTTACTGCTGCAAGGGCAGGAAAGTCTAAGGTAAGAATGGCTTGCATGTCTGTAAACATTGGTATGCTAGGTTTGATCTCATTTCTCGTTGTCCATGTTCACATGTTGATATGGACTATTTCAATATTGTAGGATCAGAATGCTATTTATAAGTAGCAAAAATAATATCGAACAAACTAACACTTGAATTACTTTTTTATGCTTGTTCCAAAATTTCATCGCTAGTACATTATTGGTGATGGGAGCAACTACTATGATTTCACCTATGTGGAGAATGTGGCATATGGCCATGTTTGTGCAGAGAAAACTCTATCATCTGAAGATGGTGCAAAGAGAGCTGCTGGAAAAGTATGGTCCCTTCTTTGCATTTCACTTTTTAACAACCAGGAGTCCataatattattgttttttatttgtttccagACCTATTTCATAACAAATATGGAGGCTATAAAATTCTGGGAGTTCATGTCGTTGATTTTGGAAGGACTCGGATATGAAAGGTATTGATTTGAAAATACAAATGGTCTTCTACATGCTTAGATTTATTTTCTGAGGAACATCATTGATAGTGTCTCAGTATGCTGTACCAtaattaggccctgtttgatttagcttaagattattataatccagattattagcagtaatatgaaacaaacagatagattattataatctagaacccagattactataatctgatAATCTCCTCCAAAGGTGCTTTTTTTCAGATAAAAGGAAATAGTGCATTGTGGACATTCACTGAATTATGCTTTGTAGTTTTAGAGGTTATGTCAAAACTATCAGTTTTCTACAACTTCATCAGGGTATGACAATAGAACATGACAGCTTCTTTACTACTCGGGCAGTTTGGCAGGCTGTGTCCCCCTTTAATACACTAATGCAGTGTTCACCTTTACACCATTAAAGGGGGTGTTTTGATGGTCCGAGTTTGTGTCACGTGCTAGAATTATTTGGGATGAAACGGGTTGAAGGGGAATAAACTGGATCATAATAGAGGAAATAACAAGGAATGGCCCTGAACCTAAACAGCGCGATGCTCTCCGTCGCACTGAGAAGGCAGGGCCGATGGGCACTAAGATAAATCTTGATCTAATGCCTATCCTAATCCAGGCTAGGtccctccttatatagatggagaGGAATTCCTAATCTAATCCCTATCCTAACAGACTCTATCCAACTGAGCTACAACTGAGCTCCTCAATCCTATCCAACTAAACTACGTACTTACCGCAAGGGGTTCCAATTGGGCCTAGGAGTTCTGGCCCAATGCCCATTACAGTTTGGCACCATGCTCGTGAAGGATGGACCTGTCTTATGGAGTTGCAGTGTTCTGATAAATCATTCACTAACATTGTATTTTTCTCGAACTCCTAGTATAGTATCAGCAAGCTGGTATTTTTGATGGAAATAATTGcacttttttgaaaaataattattatataaGTTTGATAGCCTACTGAGATGATTTCTGTTGGTTATGTCATTAGTTTTCTGGAGAGCATTTTAACTGTGTACCAAAATATTAATATCTTAAGGGATGAGGAGCGGAATCATTACAGTTCATTTACTTGATAATTTAGCTTAGCTGGATCTCCTGATTACATGTGCTACTGATATCAAACCGAGTGTTACAGCTCTCAGTAGTATCTGCTGGAGTAGATTTGGTCTTCTGCTATTGTATCTATGTCCCTGCAGGATGAGTTTGAGGATCGACAGTGAAGGATACATCTTATACATACATGAGTTTATCAATTACCATTGTACTAATGCATTAGAACTTTGTGGCAGGCCTTCAATAAAAATACCAGTTTCTGTTATGATGCCAGTGGCTCATATGGTAGAATGGACTTATAAGACGTTCGCTCGCTATGGAATGAAAATTCCTCAGCTTACTCCTTCAAGGATCCGGCTCCTGTCTTGCAATAGAACATTCAGCTGCTCAAGAGCAAAAGATCAGCTTGGTTATGAACCCATTGTGTCACTCAAGGTGTTTATCTGTGATTCATAATGTGATTAGTAATAGCTCTTGATATATTTGTGTGTGTGGTACTGTGGTGGTTTATACCTACTCAATAGCTCTAGATAGTCCATACCTACTTCCCTTCTTGAAGGTTCTCACACATGCAACTGACCAATTCTAAAATTCAGGATGGACTTAAGAGAACAATAGAGTCATATCCCCATCTGCAAGCACAAAATCAAAGGAGCATATCAAAAGCCTCAATTTTCCTTGGCAATGGAAATCGTATGAAtatctctcacacacacatgcGTGCATGCCCATGCCTTCACACCCTTCTTGAGATTATAATGAATATTGATCTTGGCTGCAGTTGCGAAGACAGTTCTCTGGGAAGACATGAAGCAAACAATGACTGTACTACTGCTACTGGCTGTTATCTACTATCATTTATTTACATGTGGTTACACCTTCATTACAGCAATGGCAAAGCTTTTCTCACTAACCGCACTGTTTTTATTCATTCATGGGATTCTGCCTGCAAATGTGTATGGTCCTCTGTCATTTTCCCTTTAACTGAATATGCCTATTATCAGCTGGTGAAACACCATCTAGGCTTTTTATCCATCTTCTGTTTCCAGATAGTGATTGTTGAATAATACTTATGCAGGTTTGGACACAAGGTTGAGAAGCTCGAGCCTTCAAATTTTCACATCACACAGGTGGAGGCGCATCATATTGCTCATTCAGTCAGCTCAACATGGAACTCTTTAGTTGGTGTGCTAAAATCTTTATGCAGAGGAAATGATTGGCCACTATTTTTCAAGGCATGGCACCTATGTGATATGTCTACAtgactaaattagttttataattataaatttcTGAGGACAAAAGTGATGTATTTTTGTGTCCAGTCTCTAACTGCTTGTTCTTGCCAGGTGGTATTCTCCCTATTGGTTGTGAGCATCCTTAGTTCCATGTCTTCGCAATCTGCATTTAAAATAGGTAATTTTAAATACCATGCTTCTCTTTTTGAATCCTGCAAAACAAGGAGCATGAGCACATGACTGATGATGAACTATCTGATGGGGAGAATAGGTATTTCTATGGCTTTCCTAGGCTTCAAAGCCTATGAGAAATGGGAGGACACCATCGATGATTTGGTGGGTAATGCATGCTCGGTTGTTACGCACTTTGTTCAGGGCCAGAAATCCTCAAGGCAGAAGCATGCAGATAATTGAATGGCATCATTTAGTGAGGTTAACTTCAATTTCAGCCATTGCTAGTTTTTCTTCCGAGAACTTCAGCCAA from Oryza glaberrima chromosome 3, OglaRS2, whole genome shotgun sequence carries:
- the LOC127767990 gene encoding 3beta-hydroxysteroid-dehydrogenase/decarboxylase-like produces the protein MAAAAAGGGDGRWCVVTGGRGFAARHLVAMLLRSGEWLVRVADLPPAIALDRDEEEGILGAALREGRAAYASADLRNKAQVAAAFEGAEVVFHMAAPDSSINNFHLHYSVNVEGTKNVIDSCIRCKVKRLIYTSSPSVVFDGIHGIFDADESMPYPDKFNDSYSETKADAEKLVMKANGRDGLLTCCIRPSSIFGPGDKLLVPSLVTAARAGKSKYIIGDGSNYYDFTYVENVAYGHVCAEKTLSSEDGAKRAAGKTYFITNMEAIKFWEFMSLILEGLGYERPSIKIPVSVMMPVAHMVEWTYKTFARYGMKIPQLTPSRIRLLSCNRTFSCSRAKDQLGYEPIVSLKDGLKRTIESYPHLQAQNQRSISKASIFLGNGNLAKTVLWEDMKQTMTVLLLLAVIYYHLFTCGYTFITAMAKLFSLTALFLFIHGILPANVFGHKVEKLEPSNFHITQVEAHHIAHSVSSTWNSLVGVLKSLCRGNDWPLFFKVVFSLLVVSILSSMSSQSAFKIGISMAFLGFKAYEKWEDTIDDLVGNACSVVTHFVQGQKSSRQKHADN